From the genome of Fusobacterium varium, one region includes:
- the dapB gene encoding Dihydrodipicolinate reductase produces the protein MEIIIHGTGVMGRLIKETAENNKDMRVTGFADELTVETGDVIIDFSHYSRLDSLLDYSKNKKIPLVIATTGYSDETLKKIKKTAEVIPVLLSSNMSLGVNLLNDILERIVPVLYENYDIEVVEKHHNKKVDSPSGTAKTLVETIEKSCPENMREQYGREGNSKREKYEIGIHSLRGGTIVGEHSVLFCGEDEIIEIKHTAMSKKIFVVGALKAAEFLIGKEAGLYTMKDIFGN, from the coding sequence ATGGAAATAATAATACATGGAACTGGAGTAATGGGGAGATTGATAAAGGAAACAGCAGAAAACAATAAGGATATGAGAGTAACAGGTTTTGCAGATGAACTCACTGTTGAAACTGGAGATGTAATAATAGATTTTTCTCATTATTCAAGACTGGATTCTCTTTTAGATTATTCCAAAAATAAAAAAATACCTTTGGTTATTGCAACTACTGGATATTCAGATGAAACATTGAAGAAAATAAAAAAAACAGCTGAAGTGATTCCTGTGCTTCTTTCTTCAAATATGTCTTTGGGAGTAAATCTTTTGAATGATATTCTTGAGAGAATAGTTCCAGTACTTTATGAAAATTATGATATAGAAGTAGTAGAAAAACATCATAATAAGAAAGTGGATTCACCAAGTGGAACGGCTAAAACTTTAGTTGAAACTATAGAAAAAAGTTGTCCTGAAAATATGAGAGAGCAGTATGGGAGAGAAGGAAACAGCAAAAGAGAAAAATATGAAATAGGAATTCATTCTTTAAGGGGAGGAACTATTGTTGGAGAACACTCAGTTCTTTTTTGTGGAGAAGATGAAATTATAGAGATAAAACATACAGCAATGTCTAAAAAGATATTTGTTGTTGGAGCATTAAAAGCAGCTGAATTTCTTATTGGAAAAGAAGCAGGGCTATATACTATGAAAGATATTTTTGGAAATTAG
- the dapA_2 gene encoding Dihydrodipicolinate synthase, which yields MRLFTGSGVALITPFDENNEINYSRLREILEFHVINHTDAIIVSGTTGEGSTLTDEEKISLMEFTVEIINNRIPVIAGTGSNNTKNAVEFSKRAERTGVNGLLVVTPYYNKGNENGIYEHYKAIAEAVKIPIILYNVPSRTGVNLSISLLKKLAQIENITALKEASGNISYVAEVAREVPELDIYSGNDDMVVPVLSLGGKGVISVSANIIPDINHEMVVSFLNGDIEKARELQLKYNDLVNALFLETNPVPIKEAMNFLGYEVGNCRLPLGMMEESNRAKLRDILIAHEVTGWK from the coding sequence ATGAGATTATTTACAGGATCAGGAGTTGCTCTTATAACTCCGTTTGATGAAAATAATGAAATAAATTATTCAAGACTTAGAGAAATACTTGAATTTCATGTAATAAACCATACAGATGCAATAATCGTGTCAGGAACTACAGGTGAAGGAAGCACTCTTACTGATGAAGAAAAAATTTCATTAATGGAGTTTACAGTGGAAATAATAAATAATAGAATACCTGTGATAGCAGGAACTGGTTCAAATAATACCAAAAATGCTGTGGAGTTTAGTAAAAGAGCAGAAAGAACTGGAGTAAATGGACTTTTAGTAGTTACTCCATACTATAATAAAGGGAATGAAAATGGAATATATGAGCACTATAAAGCAATAGCAGAAGCAGTAAAAATTCCTATCATTCTATATAATGTTCCTTCAAGAACAGGGGTAAATCTCTCTATTTCACTTTTGAAAAAATTGGCACAAATAGAAAATATAACAGCTTTAAAAGAAGCCAGTGGAAATATATCATATGTTGCAGAAGTTGCAAGAGAGGTGCCGGAACTTGATATTTATTCAGGAAATGATGATATGGTTGTTCCAGTTCTTTCTTTGGGTGGAAAAGGAGTAATTTCTGTATCAGCAAATATAATTCCTGATATAAATCATGAAATGGTAGTTTCATTTTTAAATGGAGATATAGAGAAAGCCAGAGAATTGCAGCTGAAATATAATGATCTTGTAAATGCTTTGTTTCTTGAAACAAATCCAGTTCCAATAAAAGAAGCTATGAATTTTCTTGGATATGAAGTAGGAAATTGCAGACTTCCATTGGGAATGATGGAGGAATCAAATAGAGCAAAATTAAGAGATATACTTATTGCTCATGAGGTGACAGGATGGAAATAA
- the asd_2 gene encoding Aspartate-semialdehyde dehydrogenase: protein MKIAIVGATGLVGRTFLKVLEERNFNLTELFLFASKRSAGNKVRFKDKEYTVEELTENSFDRDIDIALFSAGGDVSKKFAPIAVEKGVLVIDNSSAWRMESGVPLIVPEVNSEIAFKNRGIIANPNCSTIQCMLPLKALEEKYGLKRVIYSTYQAVSGSGYKGIEDLENGLRGEKPKTYPHSIVNNCLPHIDKFLENGYTKEEIKMIEETRKILGIPDLPVTATCVRVPVINSHSVSVTVELEKDFTLKEIKEVLGSFDGIILVDDINFNKYPLATDATGQDKVLVGRVRRDFSTEKGVNLWVVADNIRKGAATNAVQIAELFREI, encoded by the coding sequence ATGAAAATTGCCATAGTGGGAGCTACTGGATTAGTAGGAAGAACATTTTTAAAAGTACTGGAAGAAAGAAATTTCAATCTAACAGAGCTTTTCCTTTTTGCTTCAAAGAGAAGTGCAGGAAATAAAGTAAGGTTTAAAGATAAAGAGTATACAGTGGAAGAACTTACAGAAAATAGTTTTGATAGAGATATAGATATTGCATTATTTTCTGCTGGTGGAGATGTAAGTAAAAAGTTTGCTCCAATAGCAGTGGAGAAAGGAGTATTAGTTATAGATAATTCATCTGCATGGAGAATGGAAAGTGGAGTTCCTCTTATAGTGCCAGAAGTGAACTCAGAAATAGCTTTTAAAAATAGAGGGATAATAGCAAATCCTAATTGTTCAACTATTCAATGTATGCTGCCTTTGAAAGCGTTGGAAGAAAAATATGGGTTGAAAAGAGTTATTTATAGTACTTATCAAGCAGTATCTGGAAGTGGATATAAAGGAATTGAAGATTTGGAAAATGGACTTAGAGGGGAAAAACCGAAAACTTATCCTCATTCAATAGTTAACAACTGTCTTCCTCATATTGATAAATTTTTAGAAAATGGATATACAAAAGAAGAAATAAAAATGATAGAGGAAACAAGAAAAATATTAGGGATTCCAGATCTTCCTGTGACAGCTACATGTGTAAGAGTACCAGTGATAAATTCACATTCTGTTTCTGTTACAGTAGAATTAGAAAAAGATTTCACTTTAAAAGAGATAAAAGAGGTTTTAGGAAGTTTTGATGGAATAATACTTGTAGACGATATAAATTTCAATAAATATCCTCTGGCTACTGATGCTACTGGTCAGGATAAAGTACTGGTAGGAAGAGTAAGAAGAGATTTTAGTACAGAAAAAGGGGTAAATTTATGGGTAGTTGCTGACAATATAAGAAAAGGGGCAGCAACAAATGCTGTTCAAATAGCAGAACTTTTTAGAGAAATATAA
- the lysC_2 gene encoding Aspartokinase 2, with protein MRVVLKYGGSSVATIEKIKAISGYISKLKKEKYDEIVVVASAMGKTTDTLIKMANEISSSPNQRELDSLLSTGEQQTVALLSIALNAKGEKAVSLTGTQANVKTMGIHTKSKIKSIEVERIESYLKEGKIVIVTGFQGVNENGDITTLGRGGSDTSAVALAAALKCECRIYTDVEGIYSVDPRIYKNAKLLDKISYEEMMEMAHLGAGVMETRAVELGKKFNIPIFVGRSLSEAGGTYIMERDSALEEKLVTGLSVANEIIVTTISNIEYSSKKIADIFSTINSCGLNINMITQNINRNRKTDISFSCTLGEKYLLDQVVKQIKSKYPEIEIEYEDNLGMISVVGIGMINNSGIAGRFFSALSNAGVEFYQVTTSEISISCSVDRNLINRAVESAAIEFGL; from the coding sequence ATGAGAGTAGTATTAAAGTATGGTGGTTCAAGTGTAGCAACAATAGAAAAAATAAAAGCAATTTCTGGGTATATTAGCAAGTTGAAGAAGGAAAAGTATGATGAAATTGTTGTTGTTGCTTCAGCAATGGGAAAGACAACAGATACTTTGATAAAGATGGCAAATGAAATTTCTTCTAGTCCTAATCAGAGGGAACTGGATTCTCTTCTTTCAACTGGAGAACAACAGACAGTTGCACTTCTTTCAATAGCATTAAATGCCAAGGGAGAAAAGGCAGTATCTCTTACTGGGACACAAGCTAATGTAAAAACAATGGGAATACATACAAAGAGCAAGATAAAAAGCATAGAGGTAGAGAGAATAGAAAGTTATCTAAAAGAGGGGAAGATAGTTATAGTAACTGGATTTCAGGGAGTTAATGAAAATGGAGATATAACAACATTGGGAAGAGGAGGCTCAGATACAAGTGCAGTGGCATTAGCTGCTGCTTTAAAATGTGAATGTAGAATATATACTGATGTAGAGGGAATATATAGTGTAGATCCGAGAATATATAAAAATGCAAAATTACTGGATAAGATTTCATATGAGGAGATGATGGAAATGGCACATCTTGGTGCAGGAGTTATGGAAACAAGAGCTGTAGAATTAGGGAAGAAATTTAATATACCAATTTTTGTAGGAAGAAGTTTAAGTGAAGCAGGAGGTACATATATCATGGAGAGAGATAGTGCTTTAGAAGAAAAATTAGTAACTGGTTTGAGTGTAGCAAATGAAATAATTGTGACTACAATTTCAAATATAGAATATTCATCAAAGAAAATAGCAGATATATTTTCAACAATAAACAGTTGTGGATTAAATATAAATATGATTACACAAAATATAAACAGAAATAGAAAAACAGATATATCATTCAGCTGTACTCTTGGGGAGAAATATCTGCTAGATCAGGTAGTGAAGCAAATAAAAAGTAAATATCCAGAAATAGAAATAGAATATGAAGATAATCTAGGTATGATATCAGTTGTAGGAATTGGAATGATAAATAATTCAGGAATTGCAGGAAGATTTTTTTCAGCACTAAGTAATGCTGGAGTGGAATTTTATCAGGTAACTACTTCTGAAATAAGTATATCATGCAGTGTAGATAGAAATTTAATAAATAGAGCAGTAGAGTCAGCTGCTATAGAATTTGGACTTTAG
- the yxeP_11 gene encoding Uncharacterized hydrolase YxeP, producing the protein MFFIVRNFYHSSHSCDFFIISILEDKNEFTKYFFNGIENCEQWFINVRRELHQHPELDFNLPETTGIICKYLDEIKIPYKTGIGKSGIVADLKGKNSNITIALRADIDALPILENTECEYSSKNIGRMHACGHDVHTSILLGTAKILAAKKEELPCNVRFIFQPAEETTGGAVPMIEDGVLEGVNCIFGLHVDPSTEAGKIAVKYGAMNASATDVNIKITGKSCHGAYPSGGVDAVVTAAYVITALQTIVSRNIDSRDSLVLTFGTMQSGTKENIVAQEAFCCGTMRSLSNSVRDKAKKRINSIVEMVSAAYEAKGEVFYRDSYNALINHDEYVDLIKTNGENILGVDKVKIKALPDMGVEDFAYFLEKIPGAFFNLGVGNKEKKITAPLHNDKFNIDESAIIVGIKMQIANILSAYEKFSIK; encoded by the coding sequence ATGTTTTTTATTGTCAGAAATTTTTATCACAGCTCTCATAGCTGTGATTTTTTTATTATATCAATATTGGAGGATAAAAATGAATTTACAAAATATTTTTTTAATGGCATAGAAAACTGTGAACAGTGGTTCATAAATGTGAGAAGAGAGCTTCATCAGCACCCTGAACTTGATTTTAATTTGCCTGAAACTACTGGAATAATATGCAAATATCTTGATGAAATAAAAATTCCATATAAGACAGGTATTGGAAAAAGTGGAATAGTTGCTGATCTTAAAGGTAAAAACAGCAATATCACAATAGCATTAAGAGCTGATATTGACGCTCTTCCTATTCTCGAAAATACAGAATGTGAATATTCATCAAAAAATATAGGGAGAATGCATGCCTGTGGTCATGATGTTCATACTTCCATTCTTTTAGGTACAGCTAAGATTTTAGCTGCTAAAAAAGAAGAACTCCCATGCAATGTAAGATTTATATTTCAGCCTGCTGAAGAAACAACTGGTGGAGCTGTTCCCATGATAGAAGATGGAGTGCTTGAAGGTGTCAATTGTATATTTGGTTTACATGTAGACCCTTCTACAGAAGCAGGAAAAATAGCTGTTAAATATGGAGCAATGAATGCCTCAGCTACAGATGTAAATATAAAAATAACAGGAAAAAGCTGTCATGGAGCTTATCCCAGTGGGGGAGTTGATGCAGTTGTAACAGCTGCTTATGTCATCACAGCATTACAGACTATTGTCAGCAGAAACATTGATTCAAGAGATTCTCTTGTATTGACTTTTGGAACTATGCAAAGTGGTACAAAAGAAAATATAGTAGCACAGGAAGCTTTCTGCTGTGGTACCATGAGAAGTCTTTCCAATTCTGTTAGAGATAAGGCTAAAAAAAGAATTAATTCTATAGTTGAGATGGTAAGTGCTGCCTATGAAGCTAAAGGGGAAGTTTTTTATCGTGACAGCTACAATGCCCTTATAAATCATGATGAATATGTTGACTTAATCAAAACCAATGGAGAAAATATTTTAGGAGTGGATAAAGTAAAAATAAAAGCTCTTCCTGATATGGGAGTAGAAGATTTTGCTTATTTCCTTGAAAAAATACCTGGAGCTTTTTTCAATTTAGGAGTGGGAAACAAAGAAAAGAAAATAACAGCTCCTCTCCACAATGATAAATTTAATATTGATGAATCAGCTATTATTGTGGGAATAAAAATGCAGATAGCTAATATACTTTCAGCCTATGAAAAATTTTCCATTAAGTAA
- a CDS encoding Integrase core domain, with amino-acid sequence MSKINNRYSKEFKLAVVKRYLEGNGGYLTVAKEMNVKNDSQVAAWVKKFKLLGETAFDFETRGKVKGPIKGRPRTKFNSLEEEIEYLRMENEYLKKLRAQQKSKKINTFQIIDEMRKKYSLSSLCRFAECSRSGYYKWKNRTRTLSKRAEQNIEITALILECHKKIKGIYGVGRLQIYVNKNTNYQVNHKRIYRIMKENGIKSVIRKKYRYRHYQPARVAQNILNREFNETQPLKVLTMDTTYIEILGTRNFLYLNAVKDISNKEIVAYELSLSNNAELVDKTLEKLFKLSLAKNCLIHTDQGSTYTREKYIQRLESHGIRVSMSRRGNCWDNAPIESFFSHLKSEALYLNKVSNMETTIEIVKNYIDFYNNERIQKN; translated from the coding sequence ATGTCTAAAATTAATAACAGATATTCTAAAGAATTTAAATTGGCTGTAGTTAAGCGATATCTTGAGGGAAACGGTGGATATCTGACTGTAGCTAAAGAAATGAATGTTAAGAATGATTCCCAAGTTGCTGCTTGGGTTAAAAAGTTTAAATTACTTGGAGAAACTGCCTTTGATTTTGAAACTCGTGGTAAAGTTAAAGGACCCATCAAAGGAAGACCAAGAACTAAATTTAATTCTCTTGAAGAAGAGATTGAGTATTTGAGAATGGAGAATGAGTATTTAAAAAAGTTACGGGCTCAGCAAAAAAGTAAAAAAATTAATACATTTCAAATCATTGATGAGATGAGGAAAAAATATTCTTTAAGCTCATTATGTCGTTTTGCTGAGTGTTCAAGAAGTGGATATTACAAATGGAAAAATAGAACTAGGACTCTCTCTAAAAGAGCTGAACAAAATATAGAAATAACAGCGCTAATACTTGAATGTCATAAAAAGATAAAAGGTATTTATGGCGTTGGAAGACTTCAAATTTATGTAAATAAAAATACAAATTATCAAGTAAATCATAAAAGAATATACAGAATTATGAAAGAAAATGGGATAAAATCCGTCATTAGAAAGAAATATAGATATAGACATTATCAACCAGCTAGAGTAGCTCAAAATATTTTAAATCGTGAGTTTAATGAAACTCAACCATTAAAGGTTTTAACTATGGATACAACATATATCGAAATACTTGGAACAAGAAATTTTTTGTATTTAAATGCAGTAAAAGATATTTCAAATAAAGAAATTGTAGCTTATGAATTAAGTTTAAGCAATAATGCTGAACTTGTAGATAAGACTTTAGAAAAACTTTTTAAACTTTCACTAGCTAAGAATTGTTTAATCCATACCGATCAAGGAAGTACATATACTAGAGAAAAATATATTCAAAGATTAGAAAGCCATGGGATAAGAGTTTCAATGTCTAGAAGAGGTAACTGCTGGGATAATGCACCTATTGAATCATTCTTTAGTCACCTTAAAAGTGAAGCATTGTATTTAAATAAGGTATCAAATATGGAAACAACAATTGAAATAGTGAAAAATTATATAGATTTTTACAACAATGAAAGGATCCAAAAAAATTAA
- a CDS encoding DNA polymerase III PolC: MKILFIDTETGGITEKSALIQLSGIVQIGKEVAEEFNFYVKPFPGSEVTDEALKIQGRTREEIEKYDSEEVVFRKFMKILNKHIDKYNKEDKFLVGGYNVRFDIDVINKFLRRNGEKYLFSYIQATTLDPLQWIAALQLLKKIPVLKDNKLETWCNHFGIELKAHDSLEDIKATKALTKKMMLLMREK, encoded by the coding sequence ATGAAGATACTTTTTATAGATACTGAAACTGGGGGAATAACTGAAAAATCTGCACTCATTCAACTTTCAGGAATTGTTCAAATTGGAAAAGAAGTGGCTGAAGAATTTAATTTTTATGTAAAACCTTTCCCTGGGTCTGAAGTTACAGATGAAGCTTTAAAAATTCAAGGAAGAACTAGAGAAGAAATTGAAAAATATGATTCTGAAGAGGTAGTCTTTAGAAAATTTATGAAAATTTTAAATAAGCATATTGATAAATACAATAAAGAAGATAAATTTCTTGTTGGAGGGTACAATGTCAGATTTGATATAGATGTTATAAACAAGTTTTTAAGAAGAAATGGAGAAAAATATCTTTTCAGCTATATTCAGGCAACAACACTGGATCCACTTCAATGGATTGCAGCACTGCAACTTTTAAAAAAAATCCCTGTACTTAAAGACAATAAACTTGAAACATGGTGTAATCACTTTGGAATAGAATTAAAAGCTCATGACTCTTTAGAAGATATTAAAGCAACTAAAGCACTTACTAAAAAAATGATGCTACTAATGAGAGAAAAATAA
- a CDS encoding Protein of uncharacterised function (DUF2752) — protein sequence MSKNRELIVVILIGAVISFIAVIFLNKSICLFINIFGLPCPACGMTRAYISLVHLDIKKAFYYHPLFWSVPLILLGYKNKKLIYIIGIIFIIVWVIRMYLYFPDKEPMKFNDRAIYVRVFTTIKNIKNKLV from the coding sequence ATGTCCAAAAATAGAGAACTTATAGTAGTAATATTAATTGGTGCAGTTATAAGTTTTATAGCAGTAATTTTTTTAAATAAAAGTATCTGTCTTTTTATTAATATATTTGGACTGCCATGTCCAGCTTGTGGAATGACAAGAGCATATATCTCTCTTGTCCATTTAGATATAAAGAAAGCATTTTATTATCACCCACTTTTTTGGAGTGTGCCACTTATTCTGTTAGGATATAAAAATAAAAAACTTATATATATAATAGGAATTATTTTTATAATTGTTTGGGTAATAAGAATGTATCTTTATTTTCCAGATAAAGAGCCTATGAAATTCAATGACAGAGCTATTTATGTGAGAGTATTTACCACAATAAAAAATATAAAAAACAAATTAGTATAG